The Gossypium hirsutum isolate 1008001.06 chromosome D03, Gossypium_hirsutum_v2.1, whole genome shotgun sequence genomic interval GCTCCAAATTTTCCTACTTCTTTGCATCAACATCCATTGTTCTTCAGTCAAGACCATAACGACGAAGTCAATCGCGATTGCTCCGGATGTTTGAAACCATTATCTGGTCCAATTTACCATTGTTCAGATTGTGCTCTTTCTGATGAATTCTTTAACCTTCATAAACAATGTGCAGAAGTATCCCTTGAGATTAATCACCCCTACGACCGCCGTAAGCATCCCCTTACTCTCTTGCCGAAATGACCTACTCATCTTCACAACTGTAGTTGTTATTTGTGCAAAATTCAGTGGGAAGGGTTTGTTTATTCTTGCTCTTTTTGCAAGATTGAGCTTACTCTTGATGATTTTTTCTCACCACAAACAATCACAAATGCAAGTCATGAACACCCATGGATGCTTCTATCAAGACAAATGTCAtttatttgtgatttttgtgGCACCACTGGAGATCGCACCCATTATCTCTGTGCTACATGTAACCTTCTTGTCCATAAAAATTGCATTTCATTGCCACGGAATATCTTGATAACGCGACATCATCATGTTATTTCCCACTCATATTCTCTTCCGCAACAAGATGAGTTGTGCAGAATTTGTTATGAGGAAGTCGATACGAGGTATGGTAGTTACCATTGCTCTGCTTCTGACTGCAATTATATTGCTCATGTGCATTGTGCTACAGATAAAGCAGTTTGGGATGGAAAAAGTATTCCGGAAGACTATGATGAGAGGTCCATGGAAGCTCTTGATGAATCTATAAATTGGATTACCGATGTTGTTCCAAAAAAGAGTTTTGGAGAGAATACGGTAGCAGTTGAGATCAAACATGCCTACCATGATCACAATTTAAGACTCACTTTTAGTGGGGAGATGAATGATGATGGCCAATGTGATGGGTGTATGAGGCCTATCTCAACTCCTTTTTATAGTTGTGAGCAATGCAAGTTTTTTCTTCATAAAGAATGCGCTGAATTGCCGAGAAACAAACGACACCCATTTCACAAGCACTTGCTTACACTCACAAATTCAAACCCAAAGTTTTGTAGTGCTTGCGAAAGGCTTGACAATGGATTTAGCTACAAATGCAACGATGGAGATTGCAGGCAATTCTTTGAATGTGACATTCGGTGTACTTTATTATCGAACACTTTGGAGCATCCAAGTCACGAGCAT includes:
- the LOC107949937 gene encoding uncharacterized protein translates to MLLSRQMSFICDFCGTTGDRTHYLCATCNLLVHKNCISLPRNILITRHHHVISHSYSLPQQDELCRICYEEVDTRYGSYHCSASDCNYIAHVHCATDKAVWDGKSIPEDYDERSMEALDESINWITDVVPKKSFGENTVAVEIKHAYHDHNLRLTFSGEMNDDGQCDGCMRPISTPFYSCEQCKFFLHKECAELPRNKRHPFHKHLLTLTNSNPKFCSACERLDNGFSYKCNDGDCRQFFECDIRCTLLSNTLEHPSHEHSLFLIHNF